In Deinococcus ficus, a single genomic region encodes these proteins:
- a CDS encoding organic hydroperoxide resistance protein: protein MSNLYTTEATATGGRQGTTASADGRLNVTLSTPQELGGDGGPGTNPEQLFAAGYAACFQSALGVVARRQKIDLDPAATITARVGLLRQGLGFGLDVELEGRFPGLSRDEAQALMAAAHEVCPYSAATRGNVDVRLILAE from the coding sequence ATGAGCAACCTGTACACCACCGAAGCCACCGCCACCGGCGGCCGTCAGGGCACGACCGCCTCGGCCGACGGCCGCCTGAACGTCACCCTGAGCACCCCCCAGGAACTGGGCGGGGACGGCGGGCCCGGCACCAATCCGGAGCAGCTGTTCGCCGCCGGGTACGCCGCGTGCTTCCAGAGCGCGCTGGGCGTGGTCGCCCGCCGTCAGAAGATCGACCTGGATCCCGCGGCCACCATCACCGCGCGGGTCGGCCTGCTCCGTCAGGGCCTGGGCTTCGGGCTGGACGTGGAACTTGAGGGCCGCTTCCCCGGCCTCTCCCGTGACGAGGCGCAGGCCCTGATGGCCGCGGCGCACGAGGTCTGCCCGTACAGCGCCGCCACGCGCGGCAACGTCGATGTCCGCCTGATCCTGGCCGAGTAA
- a CDS encoding ABC transporter substrate-binding protein has product MRHARLLALLALPLALGAAPAQAATLAQIKASGVLRLATEGNYPPFNFYKNKALTGFEVELGNAVARELGVKPQWTTVVFESLLLGLDRDRYDLVIASHGITPERLKAVAFSTPHYCSGGVLVARPGGPRTLAQLKGKVVTMGVNTSYLAYVQKLPGIGGVKTFSTTNDQLNAVLAGRADAMVLDRFNAIDASKVLPGKLQLGDIVFPERIGMAMRKTNTDLQQAVNKALAKLMANGTYARLSQSYFGQDVRCPAP; this is encoded by the coding sequence ATGCGTCACGCCCGGTTGCTTGCCCTGCTGGCCCTTCCCCTCGCCCTCGGCGCCGCCCCCGCCCAGGCCGCCACCCTCGCCCAGATCAAGGCGTCCGGGGTGCTGCGCCTGGCCACCGAGGGCAACTACCCGCCGTTCAACTTCTACAAGAACAAGGCCCTCACCGGCTTTGAGGTCGAACTTGGCAACGCCGTCGCCCGCGAACTCGGGGTCAAGCCGCAGTGGACGACCGTGGTGTTCGAGAGCCTGCTGCTCGGCCTGGACCGCGACCGCTACGACCTCGTGATCGCCTCGCACGGCATCACGCCCGAGCGCCTCAAGGCCGTGGCCTTCAGCACCCCGCACTACTGCAGCGGCGGCGTCCTCGTCGCCCGGCCCGGCGGGCCCCGCACGCTCGCGCAGCTCAAGGGCAAGGTCGTCACCATGGGCGTGAACACCTCCTACCTCGCGTACGTGCAGAAACTGCCCGGCATCGGCGGGGTGAAGACCTTCTCCACCACCAACGACCAGCTCAACGCGGTGCTCGCCGGCCGCGCCGACGCGATGGTCCTCGACCGCTTCAACGCCATCGACGCCAGCAAGGTCCTGCCCGGCAAGCTCCAGCTCGGCGACATCGTGTTCCCCGAACGGATCGGCATGGCCATGCGCAAGACCAACACCGACCTGCAGCAGGCGGTGAACAAGGCGCTCGCCAAACTGATGGCCAACGGCACCTACGCCCGCCTCAGCCAGAGCTACTTCGGTCAGGACGTCCGCTGCCCCGCCCCGTGA
- a CDS encoding PfkB family carbohydrate kinase, which yields MPRLLGIGDNTVDVYLSEGRMYPGGNAVNVAALSARLGHPASYVGCVGDDAAGALILQALQAEGVDVTRCRQAPGLTSWSAIGHRDGDRYFVGSDAGVQGHWTLTDDDLTFAAAHDIVHTSIYSRLDDRLPRLRAAARVLSYDFSSEWTPALLKGVAPHLDVAFLSAGEGPDAAAQDLARTVAAHGALVVVVTRGADGSLAYADGTFTLQATVPTQVTDTLGAGDAFITAFLHHWTAHGDVPAALKAGAHEAARNCTVHGAFGHGAPVPAQHPALS from the coding sequence GTGCCCCGCCTGCTGGGCATCGGGGACAACACCGTCGACGTGTACCTGAGCGAGGGCCGCATGTACCCGGGCGGCAACGCCGTGAACGTCGCCGCCCTCAGCGCCCGCCTGGGCCACCCGGCGAGCTACGTCGGCTGCGTCGGCGACGACGCGGCCGGAGCGCTGATCCTGCAGGCCCTGCAGGCCGAGGGCGTGGACGTCACCCGCTGCCGGCAGGCCCCCGGCCTCACCTCCTGGAGCGCCATCGGGCACCGGGACGGCGACCGGTACTTCGTGGGCAGCGACGCCGGCGTGCAGGGACACTGGACCCTCACCGACGACGACCTCACCTTCGCCGCCGCGCACGACATCGTGCACACCAGCATCTACAGCCGCCTCGACGACCGGCTGCCCCGCCTGCGCGCCGCCGCCCGGGTCCTGTCCTACGACTTCTCCTCCGAGTGGACCCCGGCCCTGCTCAAGGGCGTCGCTCCACACCTGGACGTCGCGTTCCTGTCCGCCGGGGAGGGTCCGGACGCCGCCGCGCAGGACCTCGCCCGGACGGTCGCCGCGCATGGGGCGCTGGTGGTGGTCGTGACCCGCGGCGCCGACGGGTCCCTCGCGTACGCGGACGGCACGTTCACGCTCCAGGCCACCGTCCCCACCCAGGTCACCGACACCCTCGGCGCCGGCGACGCCTTCATCACCGCGTTCCTGCACCACTGGACCGCGCACGGCGACGTCCCCGCCGCCCTGAAGGCCGGCGCGCACGAGGCCGCCCGCAACTGCACCGTGCACGGCGCGTTCGGTCACGGCGCGCCCGTTCCCGCCCAGCATCCCGCCCTGTCCTGA
- a CDS encoding SDR family NAD(P)-dependent oxidoreductase — translation MNLELNGKTALVTGAGSGIGQATALAFAREGAQVVLTDLKPDGLDHTAQLIRDANADVRTLTVIADAGQAHDHKQAVQQALTTFGRLDAAVNNAGMGGENVPVADVDPANWQRVIEVNLSGVFYGMQAQIPALLQSGGGSIVNVASILGQAGWANGAAYVASKHGVVGLTRTAALDYATQGLRVNAVGPGFIETPILGQDRQALDHLASLHPIGRLGKPEEIASLIVFLSSPKASLITGAYYNADGGYLAR, via the coding sequence ATGAATCTGGAACTGAACGGCAAGACCGCCCTCGTCACCGGCGCCGGCTCCGGCATCGGGCAGGCCACCGCCCTCGCCTTCGCCCGTGAAGGCGCCCAGGTCGTCCTCACCGACCTCAAACCGGACGGCCTCGACCACACCGCGCAGCTCATCCGGGACGCGAACGCCGACGTCCGCACCCTCACCGTCATCGCCGATGCCGGACAGGCCCACGACCACAAGCAGGCCGTGCAGCAGGCCCTGACCACCTTCGGCCGACTCGACGCCGCCGTGAACAACGCCGGCATGGGCGGCGAGAACGTCCCCGTCGCCGACGTCGACCCCGCCAACTGGCAGCGGGTCATCGAGGTGAACCTCAGCGGCGTGTTCTACGGCATGCAGGCCCAGATTCCCGCCCTGCTCCAGAGCGGTGGCGGCAGCATCGTGAACGTCGCCTCGATCCTCGGGCAGGCCGGCTGGGCGAACGGCGCCGCGTACGTCGCCAGCAAGCACGGCGTCGTGGGCCTGACCCGCACCGCCGCGCTCGACTACGCCACCCAGGGCCTGCGCGTGAACGCCGTCGGCCCCGGTTTCATCGAAACGCCCATCCTCGGCCAGGACCGCCAGGCCCTGGACCACCTCGCGTCGCTGCACCCCATCGGCCGCCTCGGCAAACCCGAGGAGATCGCCAGCCTGATCGTGTTCCTGAGCAGCCCCAAGGCCAGCCTGATCACCGGCGCCTACTACAACGCCGACGGCGGCTACCTCGCCAGATAA
- a CDS encoding branched-chain amino acid ABC transporter substrate-binding protein, which produces MNRITLTLIATLALGSAGAQSTIKIASIAPLSGGQSAIGTQARNGIQLAVQEYQPQFKKLGITLQFVPFDDQADPASGTAAARKIAADRTFLAVVGALNSGVTIPVSAALAPSKVAMVSSASTANQVTDRGLANMNRVVARDDAQGPAGANFLTQNLKAKKVYILNDKTSYGEGLATEVEKALKAKGVRVITNEGTDEKNDFSGLVAKIKLQNPDAIYFGGIYNQVGVFIRQLRQAGINTPVVGGDGLDSQELLTIAGKSAENVYFTTGAAPVEALPAAKTFAATYLKTFKQPAQGFAVYGYDAAKVVLQGVLNATKANKNKVPTREQVQTAIRKGTFKGLLSGTASFNSAGDRKAATLYVMKVGGGKVKLSTSIPVKPSKP; this is translated from the coding sequence ATGAACCGCATCACCCTGACACTGATTGCCACCCTCGCGCTCGGCAGTGCCGGCGCGCAGTCCACCATCAAGATCGCCAGCATCGCCCCGCTGTCCGGCGGGCAGAGCGCCATCGGCACGCAGGCCCGCAACGGCATCCAGCTGGCCGTGCAGGAGTACCAGCCGCAGTTCAAGAAACTGGGCATCACCCTGCAGTTCGTGCCGTTCGACGACCAGGCCGACCCCGCCAGCGGCACCGCCGCCGCCCGCAAGATCGCCGCGGACCGGACGTTCCTGGCCGTGGTGGGCGCCCTGAACAGCGGCGTGACCATTCCCGTGAGCGCCGCCCTGGCCCCCAGCAAGGTGGCCATGGTCAGCTCCGCCAGCACCGCCAACCAGGTCACCGACCGCGGCCTGGCGAACATGAACCGCGTCGTCGCCCGTGACGACGCGCAGGGCCCGGCCGGGGCGAACTTCCTCACGCAGAACCTCAAGGCCAAGAAGGTCTACATCCTGAACGACAAGACCTCCTACGGCGAGGGTCTGGCCACCGAGGTCGAGAAGGCCCTGAAGGCCAAGGGCGTGCGCGTCATCACCAACGAAGGCACCGACGAGAAGAACGACTTCTCCGGCCTGGTCGCGAAGATCAAGCTGCAGAACCCGGACGCGATCTACTTCGGCGGGATCTACAACCAGGTGGGCGTGTTCATCCGTCAGCTGCGCCAGGCGGGCATCAACACCCCCGTCGTCGGCGGGGACGGCCTGGACAGCCAGGAACTCCTGACCATCGCCGGGAAGAGCGCCGAGAACGTGTACTTCACGACCGGCGCCGCGCCGGTGGAGGCGCTGCCCGCCGCAAAGACCTTCGCGGCCACCTACCTGAAGACCTTCAAGCAGCCCGCCCAGGGCTTCGCGGTGTACGGTTACGACGCTGCCAAGGTGGTCCTGCAGGGCGTGCTGAACGCCACCAAGGCCAACAAGAACAAGGTCCCGACCCGCGAGCAGGTGCAGACCGCGATCCGCAAGGGCACCTTCAAGGGCCTGCTGTCCGGCACCGCCAGCTTCAACAGTGCCGGGGACCGCAAGGCCGCGACGCTGTACGTGATGAAAGTCGGCGGTGGGAAGGTCAAGCTCAGCACCTCCATCCCCGTCAAGCCCAGCAAACCCTGA
- a CDS encoding glucose/sorbosone family PQQ-dependent dehydrogenase — MKSPLMIALTASLLTLSPALAGGAQAQAPAASNAASQPVGEQFRMRVVTTGLQMPWELTAGPDGRLWVTERLGKQVVRVDPQTGRKQVAVTIPDALAGGQHQGVLGMALHPDLLKGQGRDWVYVAYTYGTENDAKKRIVRYTFNPATGTLGSRVTVIENLPAGTDHNAGRLKIGPDGKLYFTMGDLGHNQFANYAKPITAQVLPTAAEIQARNWVNYTGKTLRLNLDGSIPGDNPSLNGVVSHVYTVGHRNPQGLDFSSRGVLYSSEQGPNSDDEINVLLSGRNYGWPNVVGYQDNQSYVYGNWSAAPDVAKLKWEPYTIPASVPQTRETDFSAPNLTDALMSFWVVPNSHNFTDTPIENTNLYRPTPALSSLEVYESSGIPGWKTSLLVTSLKYGAVYRVPVMPSGASTRGEALKILPTDNRYRDTAVSSDGRTIYVITDSAGQMLGQQNIRVTEMANPGAILAFTYQGR, encoded by the coding sequence ATGAAATCCCCCCTGATGATCGCCCTGACCGCTTCCCTGCTCACCCTCAGCCCCGCTCTCGCCGGCGGCGCCCAGGCTCAGGCGCCGGCCGCCAGCAACGCCGCCAGCCAACCGGTGGGCGAGCAGTTCCGCATGCGCGTCGTCACCACCGGCCTGCAGATGCCCTGGGAACTCACCGCCGGCCCCGACGGCCGCCTGTGGGTCACCGAACGCCTCGGCAAGCAGGTCGTGCGCGTCGATCCGCAGACCGGCCGCAAACAGGTGGCCGTCACCATCCCTGACGCCCTCGCCGGCGGGCAGCACCAGGGCGTGCTGGGCATGGCCCTCCACCCGGACCTGCTCAAGGGCCAGGGCCGCGACTGGGTGTACGTCGCGTACACCTACGGCACCGAGAACGACGCGAAAAAACGCATCGTTCGCTACACCTTCAACCCGGCCACCGGCACCCTCGGCAGCCGCGTCACCGTGATCGAGAACCTGCCGGCCGGCACCGACCACAACGCCGGGCGCCTGAAGATCGGCCCGGACGGCAAGCTGTACTTCACCATGGGTGACCTGGGGCACAACCAGTTCGCGAACTACGCCAAGCCCATCACCGCGCAGGTGCTCCCCACCGCCGCCGAGATCCAGGCCCGCAACTGGGTGAACTACACCGGCAAGACCCTGCGCCTGAACCTCGACGGCAGCATTCCCGGTGACAACCCCAGCCTGAACGGCGTGGTCAGCCACGTGTATACGGTCGGTCACCGCAACCCCCAGGGTCTGGACTTCAGCAGCCGCGGCGTCCTGTACTCCAGCGAGCAGGGCCCGAACAGCGACGACGAGATCAACGTGCTGCTGAGCGGCCGGAACTACGGCTGGCCGAACGTGGTCGGCTACCAGGACAACCAGTCCTACGTGTACGGCAACTGGTCGGCCGCGCCGGACGTGGCGAAGTTGAAGTGGGAGCCCTACACCATTCCCGCCAGCGTGCCCCAGACCCGGGAGACGGACTTCAGCGCCCCGAACCTCACGGACGCCCTGATGAGCTTCTGGGTGGTGCCGAACAGCCACAACTTCACGGACACGCCCATCGAGAACACCAACCTGTACCGCCCCACCCCGGCCCTGAGCAGCCTGGAAGTGTACGAGAGCAGCGGCATCCCCGGCTGGAAGACCTCGCTGCTGGTGACCAGCCTGAAGTACGGCGCGGTGTACCGCGTGCCGGTGATGCCCAGCGGGGCCAGCACGCGCGGTGAAGCCCTCAAGATCCTGCCCACCGACAACCGGTACCGGGACACCGCCGTGTCCAGCGACGGGCGCACCATCTACGTGATCACGGACAGCGCCGGGCAGATGCTCGGGCAGCAGAACATCCGCGTGACCGAGATGGCCAACCCCGGCGCGATCCTGGCCTTCACCTACCAGGGCCGCTAA